The window ATTTGGGCAACGAAGCTTTTCTCTTCTGCACCGCACAAACCATCTCCGTGGGACCGGCGACTGTCCGCGCGGTGCGGATCACTTACGTGGGCGAATTGGGCTGGGAACTACACGTACCCGCGAGCCAGGCGACGCTGGTCTATGACGCGTTGAGGGAAGCGGGAGGGGATCTCGGCCTGATCAACGCGGGCCATTACGCGATCAATTCGTTGCGCCTGGAGAAAGGCTACCGCGCCTGGGGAGCGGACATTTCGCCCGACGACACGCCGCTCGAAGCGGGGCTTGGTTTCGCGATCGCGTGGAACAAACCGACTCCGTTCATTGGCCGCGAAGCCCTCGTCGAACAGAAAAAGAACGGCGTCAAACGCCGGCTCGTGGTCTTCGTCCTGCAAAATCCCGATCCGACGCTGTGGGGCAGCGAACCGATTTTCCGCGATGGCCAACCGGTTGGGTACACGACTTCCGGCTCTTACGGACACACGGTCGGTGGAGCCGTCGGCATGGGTTACGTGAACAGCGCGGCGGGCGTTACGGATGACTCTGTCCGCAAGGGGCGCTTTGAGATTGAGGTCAACGGAAAGCGCTATCCAGCCTCGGCGCATTTGCGCGCGCCGTATGACCCGGAGCGCAAGCGGATTCTGGGGCAGCAAACAGTAATTCAGTAAGCAACTTCTCAGTTAACGACGGTGGAGCGAGGCTCCGGCCTGCTCCTTATAATTACACGCAAATTTTTCTGTTTAGAATCCCAACGGGATTCCGACGCAAAGCCCAGGGTTGCGAGGCACGAGCTACCCAGCTACCCGGCTAGCCGTGGCAAAGCGGTGTCGCTGCTACGCTCTGCCACCGCAGTCCAAAATCGTCGCAAGCTGCAGCGATTCCCGACGATACTGATAGATTGAAAAATTGTTAAGAATCTGCGCTACGAACGTAGCGGCGACCAACCTCATTCGGAGATCCGTCTCCCTGCACGCTTCCGGGCCGCAAGCAGAATCTCGCGCAGACGTTTACCGACTATCATGTCTTTGTTTGAGGCCGGTGGTGTCCGGAAGCTGCCAGACCTTGGCCGGATCGGTGCCGGCGATACAGGCGGCTGTCGCGGCGGCCATTGCGCCGGCGGCGCCGGAGGTGACCATGCCCGATTCCGCTCCTGAGAGCTCAGCCAGCCGTTTTCCGACGGCGCGCTGCAACTCAAACATGTCCACGAAGTGCATGGCGGCTTGTGCCTTGGTCTCGCGCACTTCGGGCAGTTCCAGCGAACCGCTCAGATAAGTCCAGGTCCCGCGCGCATTGATGAGCGGGCGGACCCCGATTCGCGTGTAGATGTTGCCCTTCGGAGATTTGCCGACAGCCGCTTGCACTTTCCCGATGGTGTCCTCGACCACAAAAATCGCCAGCCACGGCATCGCGCTCATCGTTCGTATGAAGGTCCGCCGGCTGGCGAGAAAGTTTGGAGATTTCATTCCCCCTTTGTGCGCCATTTATGTCACCAACTCAATTCCAATGCCTGGACCGAACACGGTCCAAACTCGATGATCTGTTCATGGTTCGATTCGACCGGAACTCAGCTCACGGCCTTCTAGAAGTGGTTTTGACGTACCCGTTGGCTCTGAACCACTCGACAGCGTCGATCAACGCCTGCTTCGGAGGAGTCTGCGGCAAGCCCAGTTCGCGCACGGCCTTGTCCGCGTTGAAAAACATCTTGTATTTGGCCATGCGCACGCCCGCCAACGGAGCTTTGGGCGGCTGGCCCGTGAATCGTGCCAGCGCTTCGCCGATGTGCGCCGCAGCCAGCGCCAGCCCATACGGCACGCGGAATCTTGGCGCGGGCACGCCGGAGATTTCTTCCAGGACGGCAAAAGCTTGTTCCATCGTCCAATTGCCGCCGGCATGGCCGAGAATGTAGCGCTCGCCGACGCGCCCCTTCTCCGCCGCCAGAATGTGCCCGACCGCGACATCGCGGACATGAACCCAGTTCAGCCCGGTGTCGAGGTAAGCGGGCATTTCGCGGTTCAGAAAGTCCACAATGACCTTGCCCGTGGGCGTGGGTTTGACGTCTCGAGGGCCGACCGGCGCGCTCGGATTCACAATGACTACGGGCAAGCCGCGACCAGCCAGTTCGAGGGCGACCACCTCGGCTCTCCATTTCGAGAGCTTGTACGGATTGGACATCTGAGCTTCCGAGACGGGCGCGGCTTCATCCGTCGGCGTCACGACGCCGTCAAGGGATTTCGGCAATCCGACGCAGCCCACGGTGCTGGTGTAAATGATGCGCGAGCAGCCGGCGGCTGCCGCGGCCTCGATCACGTTGCGCGTCCCGTCCACGTTGGCCGCGAACATCGGGGTATAATCGCGCAGCCACAGGTGGTAACTCGCCGCGACGTGGAAACACCAGTCGCACCCGCGCATCGCGTCCCGCAAAAGCGCCGGATTACCGACATCGCCGGTGACGCGCTCGAACTCGACGCCGGCAAGGCCGCGAAGATCGCTTTGCGGCCGCAGCAGCGCGCGAACTGCATGCCCGCACGCGCGGAGTTCGTGGACCAGGTTCGCGCCGATAAACCCGCCTGCGCCGGTGACGAAACATTTCATGGTGCCTGCCCGTTATCGAAAGACTCTCCCCGTCGTTCAACACAATTCGCGGGCAGACGACGTGCTTCCCATGAACCGGGCAGGGACGGATTCCACTCGATTCCACTCCGTCCCTGACCTTACTCAGCGGTCGAGAGGGCGATTCCAGGGACGCGGTGGAACGCGTCCTTACCTTCATTGTCTGTGTGCATGCTTCCGAAGCCATGGCAGCGTTCCCATGAACGTCTGGGCAGGGC of the Verrucomicrobiota bacterium genome contains:
- a CDS encoding NAD-dependent epimerase/dehydratase family protein, whose translation is MKCFVTGAGGFIGANLVHELRACGHAVRALLRPQSDLRGLAGVEFERVTGDVGNPALLRDAMRGCDWCFHVAASYHLWLRDYTPMFAANVDGTRNVIEAAAAAGCSRIIYTSTVGCVGLPKSLDGVVTPTDEAAPVSEAQMSNPYKLSKWRAEVVALELAGRGLPVVIVNPSAPVGPRDVKPTPTGKVIVDFLNREMPAYLDTGLNWVHVRDVAVGHILAAEKGRVGERYILGHAGGNWTMEQAFAVLEEISGVPAPRFRVPYGLALAAAHIGEALARFTGQPPKAPLAGVRMAKYKMFFNADKAVRELGLPQTPPKQALIDAVEWFRANGYVKTTSRRP